The genome window TTGGCAGAAACTTGCGGGCGCCGGGGCTAACGTCCAACGGCCGCTATGGGCGTCGACCAGTGTAAAGAATCCTGATTACACGCCTACGTTGTACGTCACTGAGCTTGCCGGTGCTTGCACCGTCAACACCATGCCAGAGGGGACGCTGGACGCTCTCCAGTCTGATGGTGGTGTTCACGGGGACGCGCTCACGGGCACGGGAAATGACGCCCGAACATATTTTGACGACCTTGAATCACTGGGCATTGATTTCGCTGACGTGGTGAATGTGCTTGAGGATGATGGCGTCGCTAAATTTGTGGATAGTTGGAATGAATTGATCGCCAATATTGATTCCCGCTTATCCAGCTAACCACTCAGCGAGTTGTTTACCAGAAGTAGCTGTTGCTCCCCCAGCATGGTGACACTGCCGAGTCGGGGTCAACCAAGGACCTGATGAGAAAGGCATGGACAATCGACCGTGAATAATCCCAACGCGGCCGCCGCGTCACACCGGCAGACCTACACCCCAGAAGGAGAAACCGACAACGACGTGAACAAAGGTCATGCTGCGGCTCATCAGGAGCCGTCCGCCGAAGAACAGCTCAACCGGGTGACAGTGGAGTCCAATGAAAACCTGCTGGAAACTAGCGGTTTTCCCGATAACTGGACTAATCCGCTCCGCGACCCCAGGGATAAAAGGATGCCCAGGATCGCGGGACCATGTGGGCTCGTCATCTTCGGGGTCACAGGCGATCTAGCACGAAAGAAACTCCTCCCCGCGGTATATGACCTTGCCAACCGCGGTTTACTCCCCGCGGGATTCACCCTCGTGGGATACGGCCGTCGTGACTGGACTAAAGAAGATTTCATTAAAAAGGTGTACGACGACGTTCGCGCGGGATCTCGTACTCCCTTTAGGCGATCGGTATGGGAGCGCCTGGCCGAGGGGCTGATCTTCGTCAAAGGGACATTTGACCAAGATGAGTGCTTCGATGCATTGGCCGAGACGCTGGCGGAGGTCGACCATACCCGCGGCACCGCCGGGAACTGGGCTTTTTATCTCTCTGTTCCTCCTGCCTTTTTCCCGAACGTGTGTCACCAACTTCAACGCTCGGGCCTCGCTAAAGATAGCGCTGGCGGTTGGCGGCGCGTGGTTATTGAGAAACCCTTTGGTCATGATGAGGAATCAGCTCGGGAGCTGAACCGCATTGTCAACAGCGTTTTCCCTGAACGCTCAGTTTTCCGTATCGACCATTACCTGGGCAAGGAAACAGTTCAGAATATTATGGCGCTGCGCTTTGCGAATCAGCTCTTTGAGCCCCTGTGGAGCGCATCCTTTATCGACCACGTCCAGATCACTATGGCAGAAGACATTGGCCTAGGCGGACGGGCTGGTTATTACGATGGCATCGGCGCTGCGCGGGACGTCATCCAGAACCACCTCATCCAGCTTCTTGCGTTAATCGCCATGGAAGAGCCTCTGGCCTTCACGCCCCGCGATCTGCAGACTGAAAAGATTAAAGTCCTGAGAGCCACCAGTGCCGTTCCCCCGTTCTCTAAAACGACAGCCCGAGGCCAGTACACCGCAGGATGGCAGGGCTCTGAATTCGTAGGTGGCCTTCGCGATGAAGAGGGATTCGCCGAGGACTCGAAAACTGAGACCTACGCGGCTTGCACATTGGAGATTAATTCTCGACGCTGGGCGGGCGTGCCATTTTATCTACGCACCGGCAAGCGATTGGGCCGACGAGTGACGGAAATCGCTTTGGTGTTCAAAGATGCGCCCTATCTTCCTTTCGATGCTGATGAGACGACTGCTCTTGGCCCCAATGCGGTCGTCATTCGTGTGCAACCCGACGAGGGAGTCCTGATGCGCTTCGGCTCGAAGGTCCCCGGCTCCGCCATGGAAGTTCGTGACGTCAACATGGACTTCGCCTATTCCGAGGCGTTTACTGAGGCATCCCCCGAAGCCTATGAGCGTTTGATCCTCGATGCTCTCTTGGATGAAGCTAGCCTCTTCCCCACCAATGAAGAGGTGGAACTCTCGTGGAAGATCCTCGATCCCATCGTCAAATATTGGGCTGAACGAGGACGTCCTGACGATTATCCGGCTGGAACGTGGGGCCCTGAAAGTGCTGATCGTATGCTTTCGCGGTCAGGACGCACCTGGCGGCGCCCGTAAAATTATCACCGCTCGTCCTCACATCACACGCTCAATTTTCAGGGAATGAGAAAACCGACGCATGATCATTAACCTCCCCAATACAACAACCCGCGACATTTCTAAACGCCTCGTCACCGTCCGTGAGTCGGGTGGCGAAGTCACGACCGGCCGTGTGCTCACTTTGATCATCGTCGCGTCAATTAACGACGATTACGAAACGTTTATTACGGCGGCCAATGAAGCCTCACAGGAGCATCCGTCTCGTATTCTCGTGTTGCTCACGGATGATTCCTCCTCAACCGCGAGCCAATCTGATAGTGATGACAACGGCAATTCGCAGACTGGGCTTGCGGACTATGAGAATCTCGAAGAGTTTGAGCGTGCTCTCGACGCGATGCCCACCACGACGCAACCCGAAACGTCCGACGAGGAAACCACGCAGTTAAGTGCCACAGACGACGTAACGTCCAGCGGGCGCGTTGATGCCGAAATACGCATGGGAGGCGACGCTGGTGCCGCTGAAGTCGTCGTCATGAAGTTGTATGGCGCTGTTAGTCGCCATCTCGCAAGCGTTGTGATGCCAATTCTGTTGCCAGACACTCCGATTGTGGCGTGGTGGCCGGCCAGCCGTCCCCCGGTCCCGGCGACTGATCCGATCGGTCGTCTTGCCGGCCGACGAATTACCGACTCTCTATCGTCAAGTATTGAAGACGGCATTTTTAGGTGCCGATCGTCGTATGCGCCCGGTGACTCTGATCTTGCCTGGTCACGTATAACGCAGTGGCGTGGAATTTTAGCGTCGGCACTGGATCAGCCTCCGTTTTCTCCCATCCGTGGAGTTACCATTGCTGGCCCATCGGAAGACCCGAGCGTTGATATAGCCGGCGGATGGCTTGCAGACCGTTTAGGGATGAATGTAACCCGTGAATCCACTGACTCGCCCAAGGTACCTCTTGATTCCGAAGGGCGCCCCACTATCGGCGTGCAAAGCGTGACGATCCATCGAGATAGTGGCGATTTGATCCTCCGCACCTTTAGCGCACATACGCTGACTATCACACGCGAGGGATCAGGCCGTGAAAGTCGCGTTGCCCTCACACGACGCGGAACAGCTGACTGCCTCGCGGAAGAGTTGCGTCACCTTGACCCCGATGTCATCTACGCACAAGCTCTCCGAGGGCTATCCAGAGTTCACCGCGTCGATGCTTTCGATTCAGACGAGTCGCACGCACCTGACGACGCGAACGACAGTGACGTCGAAGCAGACCGTGAATAGGTCGTCGGCAGTGCAATAAACCCCATCGTTGTTGTGGTAGACCGCAAGAAGAAAGGCGTATGGATGAGCGAAAAGTCTAGTTCCGATTCAGATGTCCGTATTGTCGCGTGTGCAGATCAAGCAGAAGTGGCTATGCGGGCAGCACGCGATGTTGAAAACGTCATAGTCAGTATTCAGGAAGGACGTGAGGGCGCTAGTAACACCACCGGGGTTACCCCGGATGGTTACGCCCGGCTCGTGGTCACGGGTGGAAGTACCGGTATCGCCGTGCTCCACCAGCTGTATATCGATAGTGAAGCCGGCAACGCGGGTATTGACTGGAACCGTGTCCACGTTTTCTTCGGTGATGAGCGCTGGGTTTCAGCAGATCATCCGGAGCGGAATGACAAACAGGCAGCAGAGGCCCTGTTCAGCAACATCGATATCCCGCAGCAGAATCTCCACTGCTTCCCTGCCCCATCGTCCGACAGTGCGTATGGAGAGACCGAAGGATCCCGCAGCGGAAACGTCGACGTCGCGGCGCTCAACGAAGCTGCTGCATCGTACGCAGATACCATCACTACGTACGCTCCCGATGGATTCGACATCCACCTCTTAGGAATGGGGCCGGAGGGGCACATTAACTCCTTGTTCCCCCATACGCCTGAGTTGACAAGTGATGACACCGTCGTATCGGTAACTGATTGCCCCAAGCCACCGCCCACGCGTTTATCCCTAAGCCGTCGCGCGCTTAATTCATCGACACGTGTGTGGTTCGTCGTTGCTGGTGAAGGAAAAGCTGAAGCTCTTGGGCACGCAGTCTCAGGCGACGATGCAGACATGTGGCCAGCTGCGGGCGCACGTGGGCAACAAGATACTGCTGTCTATGCCGACGCACCGGCCCTATCCCAGCTGCAGGGCCCATCGTCATAAGCCACCAAAAATTGCCGACGGAGATAGCGCATCTCTACTCGGTCTGAATAAGGATTGCGTTGTCCGTCGGCAAAATAAGTAGGCCCTTCGCGTGAATCGCTGGAGGGCCTCTTTTACGCGGCGTTGTGGCCGTCGCTAGATCACATCCACCGCTGAATTCCACCCACAATAAGCTCGTAAAGGCTGGGAAAACGTGGAGGGCTAACCGTCGATGATTATCCGTACGCCTGAAGTAGATTCAGACCGATCACTGCAGCTAACCAGATAATTGCGCAAACGATGGTAATGCGGTCGAGGTTCTTCTCTGCAACCGTAGATCCCGAAAGATTGGATTGCATTCCGCCACCAAAAAGGCTGGACAGTCCGCCGCCCTTGCCTTTGTGCAACAGAACGAACAGCCCCATGAGCAGGCTGAACACAACCAAAACGATTTGCAACGCGAGATGCATTGGTGTGGGTGCTCCAATCAGGAAGTAATGTCACCGACCGTTAATAACCACACCAGTTTAACGTACTGGCGCCGTGGAGTGAATGTGCCCCACTCCATGTGTCACATGAAGCCGCAACACTGGTTGCGTAAGGCCCACGAGATTCGTTCGCGGATAGGGGAAGGCATAATAGGGATTGTGAGAACTCGAGCTCGCCTACTTTCTTTGACGGACCACTTTCATGCTGCAGCTCAGGGGGTTGGAGTAACCGTACACGCCATTGCCGACGCGCTCATTCGTCGGTTGCATCTTCAGCGGGTGGTAGGTGCACTTCCTTTTATTCCGCCTGGGCTACGGGCTGCTCTCGGCTACCTGGTTCCGCTGAAGCCGGCGGATCTTCCAGAGCGTCTCCCCCATGTGCACGCGCATAACGACAGTTCCCACAGGTTTCCTCTCCGCGAGGCATTGCTCCGCGGCTTTGCCTCAGTGGAGACTGATGCCACCCTGTACCGCGGGCGATTTCTCCTAGGCCACAGTGTTTTAGAAAAAGCCGGGGTCTGGATTTAGAAAGAGACTATCTCGAACCACTCGCCACTATGGCGCGACTGGGTCCCCTCTTCCCCACCGAAAGCAATGACACCGGCAGCACCCTGGTAACTCCACAACCAGGTAATGAGGAACCCGTTTATGTCCACGTTGATATCAAATCGGCTGGGCTTCCTGCGTTGAAACAGCTCGAAGCTATCGCGTCCCGCTACTCGGATGTGCTGAGTGAATGGACCGGGGAAAAATATATTCCTCGACGTCTGACTCTGATTGCGACGGGAAATAGCCTGAGGGCAGCCGATGAATGGTGGACGCAGCCGGCGACGAAGGACCACCATCGTCGGGTATTCCTCGATGGTCGCCCGGAAGATTTAGCTGCCTGCCCTCCAACGTGGCTGATGCCCATAGTGAGTACGGACTTCACGCACTTCTCAGCGTGGCGGGGTTTCCGCGCTATCGCGGCTTCGGAAGAAGCTGCAGTGAGGGAATTCGTGTCTTCCGTGCATGAGCAAGGACGGCAGGCACGGTTATGGGGCATCCCAACATGGCCCTACGCCAACCACGCACGAGTAAGCCGGTGGCTCCTCAATGCCGGACTCGATTGGGTGAGTGTCGACAATTTACGAG of Corynebacterium kroppenstedtii DSM 44385 contains these proteins:
- the zwf gene encoding glucose-6-phosphate dehydrogenase; the encoded protein is MPRIAGPCGLVIFGVTGDLARKKLLPAVYDLANRGLLPAGFTLVGYGRRDWTKEDFIKKVYDDVRAGSRTPFRRSVWERLAEGLIFVKGTFDQDECFDALAETLAEVDHTRGTAGNWAFYLSVPPAFFPNVCHQLQRSGLAKDSAGGWRRVVIEKPFGHDEESARELNRIVNSVFPERSVFRIDHYLGKETVQNIMALRFANQLFEPLWSASFIDHVQITMAEDIGLGGRAGYYDGIGAARDVIQNHLIQLLALIAMEEPLAFTPRDLQTEKIKVLRATSAVPPFSKTTARGQYTAGWQGSEFVGGLRDEEGFAEDSKTETYAACTLEINSRRWAGVPFYLRTGKRLGRRVTEIALVFKDAPYLPFDADETTALGPNAVVIRVQPDEGVLMRFGSKVPGSAMEVRDVNMDFAYSEAFTEASPEAYERLILDALLDEASLFPTNEEVELSWKILDPIVKYWAERGRPDDYPAGTWGPESADRMLSRSGRTWRRP
- a CDS encoding glucose-6-phosphate dehydrogenase assembly protein OpcA, with product MIINLPNTTTRDISKRLVTVRESGGEVTTGRVLTLIIVASINDDYETFITAANEASQEHPSRILVLLTDDSSSTASQSDSDDNGNSQTGLADYENLEEFERALDAMPTTTQPETSDEETTQLSATDDVTSSGRVDAEIRMGGDAGAAEVVVMKLYGAVSRHLASVVMPILLPDTPIVAWWPASRPPVPATDPIGRLAGRRITDSLSSSIEDGIFRCRSSYAPGDSDLAWSRITQWRGILASALDQPPFSPIRGVTIAGPSEDPSVDIAGGWLADRLGMNVTRESTDSPKVPLDSEGRPTIGVQSVTIHRDSGDLILRTFSAHTLTITREGSGRESRVALTRRGTADCLAEELRHLDPDVIYAQALRGLSRVHRVDAFDSDESHAPDDANDSDVEADRE
- the pgl gene encoding 6-phosphogluconolactonase, whose product is MSEKSSSDSDVRIVACADQAEVAMRAARDVENVIVSIQEGREGASNTTGVTPDGYARLVVTGGSTGIAVLHQLYIDSEAGNAGIDWNRVHVFFGDERWVSADHPERNDKQAAEALFSNIDIPQQNLHCFPAPSSDSAYGETEGSRSGNVDVAALNEAAASYADTITTYAPDGFDIHLLGMGPEGHINSLFPHTPELTSDDTVVSVTDCPKPPPTRLSLSRRALNSSTRVWFVVAGEGKAEALGHAVSGDDADMWPAAGARGQQDTAVYADAPALSQLQGPSS
- the secG gene encoding preprotein translocase subunit SecG, with amino-acid sequence MHLALQIVLVVFSLLMGLFVLLHKGKGGGLSSLFGGGMQSNLSGSTVAEKNLDRITIVCAIIWLAAVIGLNLLQAYG